One Pseudomonas sp. FP1742 genomic window carries:
- a CDS encoding c-type cytochrome: protein MKILFIASLGILSLIQASLSFADNVNGKNLYLQRCTMCHGVDLKATGPLANKSNPPTPDLTTSAFKKRLNDYPGVIVSSIILRPNGGLIPKTLRENGVKLSPYAWRINDLRDLNQYMGGIILKNR from the coding sequence ATGAAGATATTATTCATTGCTTCGCTAGGAATTTTATCGCTAATTCAAGCATCACTATCCTTCGCGGATAATGTTAATGGAAAAAATCTTTATTTACAGCGATGCACCATGTGCCACGGTGTAGATCTCAAAGCAACAGGGCCATTGGCTAATAAAAGCAATCCTCCTACACCTGATCTAACAACATCCGCTTTCAAAAAACGATTAAATGATTATCCGGGCGTAATTGTATCGTCGATAATACTTCGTCCAAATGGAGGCTTGATTCCAAAAACTTTGCGTGAGAATGGTGTAAAGCTATCGCCGTACGCTTGGAGGATTAATGATCTGCGAGATTTAAATCAATACATGGGGGGTATAATTTTAAAAAATCGATGA
- a CDS encoding TetR/AcrR family transcriptional regulator — MRVTKAQAQANREHIVETASELFRERGFDGVGVADLMAAAGFTHGGFYKHFGSKADLMAEASACSLAKSLTGAQALDVPGFINVYVTREHRDGRGSGCTMAALCGDAARQSDDVKATFAEGIEHILQTLGDKYPTGTDAAPGEGRRKMIDLLSRAVGAIILSRACPDDSALADEILEVCRAEMIASLPVDESEAV, encoded by the coding sequence CGGCCTCTGAGCTATTCCGTGAGCGCGGTTTTGACGGCGTCGGTGTGGCGGACCTCATGGCGGCTGCCGGTTTCACCCACGGAGGCTTCTACAAGCACTTCGGGTCGAAGGCCGACCTGATGGCCGAAGCCTCGGCCTGCAGTCTTGCCAAATCGCTGACAGGCGCCCAAGCGCTCGATGTTCCGGGCTTCATCAACGTCTATGTGACCCGAGAACATCGGGACGGACGTGGCAGCGGTTGCACCATGGCCGCGTTGTGCGGCGACGCGGCGCGCCAATCGGACGATGTGAAAGCGACGTTTGCCGAAGGGATCGAGCACATCCTGCAAACCCTCGGGGACAAATATCCGACAGGGACAGATGCCGCGCCGGGTGAGGGGAGAAGGAAAATGATCGACCTGTTGTCTCGTGCTGTCGGCGCGATTATTTTGTCGCGCGCCTGCCCGGATGATTCCGCGTTGGCGGACGAGATCCTTGAGGTGTGCCGCGCTGAGATGATTGCTTCGTTGCCGGTCGATGAGAGCGAGGCGGTGTAG